Proteins from a single region of Sporosarcina sp. P33:
- a CDS encoding DASS family sodium-coupled anion symporter gives MKGLWIILAFAVLITIVLLPNPADLPVVGQRALAILAFAVILWVTEAVPYPVSAAMILGLAALLLGLAPNMENTSEMLGTKNALRMALAGFSSPAVALVAAALFLATAMQTTNLHKRLALYILSKVGVKTSAIIFGAIVVSIVLAFFVPSATARAGAVVPILLGMVAAFGLPTNSRLGALLVITAVQSVSIWNVGIKTGAAQNMVALGFIEKEFGVSVAWSSWFLYAAPWSILMSIVLFFVMKAVIKPETKVVEGGKELIQKQLQELGKIKASELRLIVVAVALLFLWATEEKLHPFDTTTVTIVAIAILLTPKIGVFDWKTVQQMIPWGTILVFAVGISLGTILLDTTGAQWLSDKVFGAMGLNTMPLLATIALLSLFNILIHLGFASATSLSSALIPIFIALATTISLDVNEVGFVLIQQFVISFGFLLPVSAPQNMLAYGTGAFTVKDFLKTGVPLTIIGYLLILLFSATYWKWIGLL, from the coding sequence TTGAAAGGGTTATGGATTATCCTGGCATTCGCTGTACTTATAACGATTGTGCTGCTTCCTAACCCGGCAGACTTACCGGTCGTCGGACAGCGGGCTTTGGCAATCCTGGCATTTGCAGTCATCCTCTGGGTAACCGAAGCTGTACCGTACCCAGTAAGTGCCGCTATGATCCTCGGACTGGCCGCACTGTTACTCGGACTTGCGCCAAATATGGAGAACACGTCAGAAATGCTGGGTACGAAAAATGCATTACGAATGGCATTGGCCGGATTCTCCAGCCCGGCTGTCGCGCTTGTGGCAGCAGCATTATTTCTGGCAACCGCCATGCAGACGACCAATCTGCATAAACGGCTGGCACTGTATATTTTATCGAAAGTCGGCGTCAAGACAAGTGCCATTATTTTTGGCGCCATTGTCGTGTCGATTGTCCTGGCATTCTTCGTGCCGAGTGCTACCGCACGTGCCGGCGCCGTTGTGCCGATCCTGCTCGGAATGGTTGCAGCATTCGGCCTGCCGACAAACAGCCGGCTGGGTGCATTGCTCGTTATCACCGCTGTTCAGTCAGTTTCTATTTGGAACGTCGGAATTAAAACGGGTGCAGCACAAAACATGGTCGCCCTCGGTTTTATTGAGAAAGAATTCGGCGTATCAGTTGCCTGGAGTTCATGGTTTTTGTATGCTGCTCCGTGGTCCATCCTGATGTCAATCGTTCTCTTTTTCGTTATGAAAGCAGTCATTAAACCCGAAACAAAAGTAGTTGAAGGCGGTAAGGAATTAATCCAGAAGCAGTTGCAGGAATTGGGGAAAATAAAAGCATCTGAACTCCGTCTCATTGTGGTCGCAGTTGCTTTGCTGTTCCTGTGGGCGACAGAAGAGAAGTTGCATCCCTTTGACACTACGACCGTTACAATTGTGGCCATAGCGATTCTTCTGACACCTAAAATTGGTGTATTCGATTGGAAAACCGTTCAGCAAATGATTCCATGGGGTACAATCCTTGTCTTTGCGGTAGGTATTTCATTAGGAACTATTTTGCTTGATACGACAGGTGCGCAGTGGCTGTCAGATAAAGTATTCGGCGCGATGGGCTTGAATACTATGCCGCTTCTTGCAACAATTGCTTTACTCTCACTCTTTAACATCCTGATCCATCTGGGATTTGCCAGTGCGACGAGTCTGTCATCTGCACTGATTCCGATATTTATTGCACTGGCCACCACGATTTCGCTTGATGTCAATGAAGTCGGATTTGTCCTGATTCAGCAATTTGTTATCAGTTTCGGATTTTTATTGCCGGTCAGCGCCCCGCAAAACATGCTGGCATATGGAACCGGTGCTTTCACCGTAAAGGATTTCTTGAAGACAGGAGTGCCGCTGACAATTATCGGATACTTGCTGATTCTGTTATTCAGTGCGACATACTGGAAATGGATCGGACTTCTGTAA
- the nhaC gene encoding Na+/H+ antiporter NhaC, translated as MFPIKAIHTPTVKASVILTVLIVAMISVSIVKFDSVPHVPILFAILLLFGYGLWKRISYKDLERGLVDGASAGMSAVFLFFFIGVLVSSWMMGGTIPTLIYGGLQIITPAYFYAIVFIVTAIIGLSVGSSLTTVATIGVAFISMASILELSLPIAAGAIVSGAFFGDKMSPLSDTTNMASSIVGVDLFEHIRNMGWTTFPAFLISLLLFGVLSPDVTSGDFATIEKYSEALLGTNLIHWYTLIPVAVLIILTFVKVPAILTLAVSALSAIIIAYIHTFYGVSEVLAILFSGYEGSTGVEVVDALLSRSDGMEGMMFTISLVLLALSMGGMLFTLGIVQCLLAKIESALRKVSSVILTSALTAIGINVLIGEQYLSILLTGQAFQSSYEKVGLANKNLSRVMEDAGTVINPLVPWSVAGIFITSVLDVPTIAYLPFAFFCLLSPILTVLFGYLGKTLTRI; from the coding sequence ATGTTTCCTATTAAGGCGATCCATACCCCGACAGTTAAGGCGTCTGTTATTCTGACAGTGCTTATAGTGGCAATGATCAGTGTCAGCATCGTCAAATTTGATTCTGTTCCGCATGTGCCGATTTTATTCGCTATTTTGTTGTTGTTTGGTTATGGTTTATGGAAGAGAATCTCGTATAAGGATTTAGAGAGAGGACTGGTTGACGGGGCAAGTGCCGGCATGAGCGCAGTGTTTCTGTTCTTCTTCATCGGCGTGCTCGTCAGCAGCTGGATGATGGGCGGGACGATTCCTACATTGATTTACGGCGGCCTTCAGATCATAACTCCGGCCTACTTTTATGCGATTGTATTCATCGTCACAGCAATTATCGGCCTATCAGTCGGCAGTTCTCTGACAACGGTCGCTACAATCGGTGTTGCGTTCATCAGCATGGCTTCCATACTGGAACTTTCGCTTCCTATTGCGGCTGGCGCAATCGTATCGGGTGCATTTTTTGGCGACAAGATGTCTCCCCTTTCGGATACGACGAACATGGCGTCTTCTATTGTCGGCGTAGATTTATTTGAACATATTCGCAATATGGGCTGGACGACCTTTCCCGCATTCCTGATCTCACTTCTCTTATTTGGCGTATTGTCCCCTGACGTTACATCGGGAGACTTTGCGACGATTGAGAAATATAGCGAGGCGCTGCTGGGTACGAATTTGATTCATTGGTATACGCTCATTCCCGTGGCTGTGCTTATTATATTAACTTTCGTTAAAGTACCGGCCATTTTGACATTAGCTGTCAGCGCGCTGTCGGCCATTATCATCGCCTACATTCACACGTTTTATGGCGTGTCCGAAGTGTTAGCTATTTTATTCAGCGGCTACGAAGGTTCGACAGGCGTGGAAGTTGTGGATGCGTTACTGTCACGCAGCGACGGTATGGAAGGTATGATGTTCACAATTTCACTTGTCTTGCTTGCACTCAGTATGGGCGGCATGCTATTCACGTTAGGAATTGTGCAGTGCCTGCTCGCAAAAATTGAGAGTGCACTGCGGAAAGTTTCTTCAGTCATTTTGACTTCCGCACTCACCGCAATCGGCATCAACGTATTGATTGGCGAGCAGTATTTATCCATTCTATTGACCGGACAGGCGTTTCAGTCAAGCTATGAAAAAGTCGGCCTGGCCAATAAAAACTTAAGCCGGGTAATGGAAGACGCGGGCACCGTGATCAACCCCCTCGTACCGTGGAGTGTGGCGGGGATTTTCATCACTTCTGTACTCGACGTCCCGACAATTGCGTATTTGCCGTTTGCATTCTTTTGTTTATTGAGCCCGATTCTGACGGTATTGTTCGGGTATTTAGGAAAGACTCTGACACGGATTTAA
- a CDS encoding DUF421 domain-containing protein: protein MDYDSIWKVVLIIVAGIVLLHISGRKSISQMTVGQTVLMIAVGTLLIQPIANKNLWETLLLALILVLTLFVFEVLALKWNFFEGLLRGRSKVVIESGVLKVNTMKKLRLTVDELEMHLRQNGIERIDDVKWATIEMSGQLGYILADRKQYATKEDVERLQLTLQEMSKQLGLDVSFESPPSITKQSTLFTEIEHPVPAPPSLE from the coding sequence ATGGATTATGATTCGATCTGGAAAGTGGTGCTTATTATCGTAGCAGGTATTGTCCTTTTACATATTTCAGGACGTAAATCTATTTCACAGATGACGGTCGGTCAGACAGTGCTGATGATTGCTGTAGGAACATTGCTCATTCAGCCGATAGCCAATAAAAACCTATGGGAGACACTGCTGCTGGCTTTAATTTTAGTGCTGACACTTTTCGTATTTGAAGTGCTGGCGTTAAAGTGGAACTTTTTTGAAGGCTTATTGCGGGGAAGGTCAAAAGTAGTAATTGAAAGCGGTGTTTTAAAAGTCAATACTATGAAAAAGTTGCGCTTAACTGTAGATGAATTGGAGATGCACTTACGGCAAAACGGCATTGAACGAATAGACGATGTCAAATGGGCCACTATCGAAATGAGCGGACAACTGGGATATATATTGGCCGACCGTAAGCAATATGCGACAAAAGAAGACGTCGAACGGCTTCAGCTGACATTACAGGAAATGAGCAAACAGCTAGGACTTGACGTATCGTTTGAATCTCCCCCTTCCATTACGAAACAATCCACTCTTTTTACTGAAATTGAACATCCCGTGCCTGCGCCCCCTTCTTTAGAATAA
- a CDS encoding GNAT family N-acetyltransferase: MHWYNKLKEYFPIEEMKSREHMETLLTDKGNVYYKEEGPKHVLMYVETDDFVFVDYLFVSSAARGEGLGKKLLDSLKTKNKPILLEVEPVDESEPDTEKRLKFYAREEFSHAQKIGYNRRSLATGEQTILEILYWAPPQSSKADEQEVFNAMKTTYEEIHTYKDQDFYGDSYDPTEKVLQYQAEPKQNILEPFTKVSV; encoded by the coding sequence ATGCATTGGTACAACAAATTGAAAGAGTATTTTCCAATCGAAGAGATGAAGTCACGAGAACATATGGAGACATTATTAACTGATAAAGGCAATGTCTACTACAAGGAAGAAGGACCGAAGCACGTTTTGATGTACGTGGAAACGGATGATTTTGTTTTCGTAGACTATCTTTTCGTATCTTCAGCAGCACGCGGTGAAGGATTAGGAAAAAAACTGCTGGATTCGTTGAAAACCAAAAACAAACCGATCCTACTGGAAGTTGAACCAGTTGATGAATCGGAACCGGATACTGAAAAACGATTGAAATTCTATGCGCGAGAAGAGTTCTCGCATGCACAGAAAATCGGCTATAACCGCCGTTCATTAGCAACTGGAGAACAAACAATCCTCGAAATTCTATACTGGGCACCCCCGCAGTCTTCAAAAGCGGATGAACAAGAAGTATTCAACGCGATGAAAACAACCTACGAAGAAATTCACACCTACAAAGACCAAGATTTCTATGGAGATTCATATGATCCAACTGAAAAAGTTCTGCAATACCAAGCAGAACCAAAACAGAATATCTTAGAACCATTCACAAAAGTGAGTGTCTGA
- a CDS encoding PLDc N-terminal domain-containing protein, with protein MNSDMELLIEYLPFLIPLIILQVGLAIFSAVHVIRHPQYRFGNQVMWLLLVLLIQFIGPLIYFVFGRGDHNGRSN; from the coding sequence ATGAATTCAGATATGGAGTTACTGATCGAATACTTGCCGTTTTTAATTCCGCTCATCATTTTGCAAGTCGGACTGGCAATCTTCTCAGCGGTACACGTTATTCGCCATCCGCAGTACCGGTTCGGCAATCAAGTGATGTGGCTGTTACTTGTCTTATTGATTCAATTTATCGGTCCATTAATCTATTTTGTTTTTGGGAGAGGGGATCACAATGGTCGTTCAAATTAA
- a CDS encoding ABC transporter ATP-binding protein yields the protein MVVQINGLTKRFGDHEVLRDIHLDIPEHSVFGFVGANGAGKTTLMKCMLGLIPLNAGTITIAGEPVIFGETKSNRHVGYLPDVPEFYPFYSASQYLELCAVITGMPKDEKQARIRELLQLVGLEGTNSPISTYSRGMKQRLGIAQALLNRPKLLICDEPTSALDPAGRAQILSILQQAKAETTVFFSTHIVSDAEQICDHVAMLHEGRIIFQDELANLKQQNEGRFLFTFTIPAAEAMERLQHLPFEMTVTDGRLAVNLPDDNARLLFMQKLTAQQILIQSMQPQTRLLEQLVLEVLT from the coding sequence ATGGTCGTTCAAATTAATGGTCTCACGAAACGTTTCGGAGATCACGAAGTGCTGCGGGACATTCATCTTGATATTCCTGAGCACTCAGTCTTTGGTTTTGTAGGAGCGAACGGTGCAGGCAAGACGACGCTGATGAAATGTATGCTCGGATTAATCCCATTGAATGCAGGAACCATCACAATTGCAGGGGAGCCCGTGATATTCGGCGAAACCAAATCCAATCGCCATGTTGGTTATTTGCCGGACGTGCCGGAGTTTTATCCTTTTTACAGCGCATCGCAATATTTAGAACTATGTGCGGTGATTACCGGTATGCCGAAAGACGAAAAACAAGCACGTATTCGTGAACTATTGCAGCTGGTAGGTCTGGAGGGCACCAATTCACCGATCAGCACGTACTCCAGAGGGATGAAACAGCGCTTGGGCATCGCGCAGGCTTTATTAAATCGTCCCAAATTGCTTATTTGTGATGAGCCTACTTCCGCTCTGGATCCCGCGGGACGCGCGCAAATTCTCTCCATACTGCAACAGGCAAAGGCAGAAACGACAGTCTTTTTCTCCACGCATATCGTATCGGATGCCGAACAAATTTGTGATCACGTGGCCATGCTGCATGAAGGGCGTATTATTTTCCAGGATGAACTCGCCAATCTGAAACAGCAAAACGAAGGCCGGTTCCTTTTTACATTTACCATCCCCGCAGCGGAAGCAATGGAACGTCTTCAGCATCTGCCTTTTGAAATGACTGTCACAGATGGCCGGCTGGCGGTGAACTTGCCCGACGACAATGCCCGTCTGCTGTTCATGCAGAAACTGACTGCACAGCAAATTCTCATACAGTCGATGCAGCCTCAAACCCGTTTACTCGAGCAGCTCGTTCTGGAGGTGCTCACATGA
- a CDS encoding ABC transporter permease subunit — protein MRQWIGFLKKEWVESVKTYKLLLVTVVFSILGVLNPFTAKITPVMMEKLMPEGTVVDLPDPTALDSWLQFYKNVPQMGLIVFVLLFSTMMSKELEKGTLVILLTKGLHRSTVITAKFFMALCYWTWAIALSFSITYAYTAYYWDQSQLHHLLFAASCLYVFGIFILAVTLWGNTLFAASYGGILVALIAVISLFIAAIFPASSSWNPLELLKASPHLLTGELAPIELWVPYTLTILTAISLVLLTASYFKRKLI, from the coding sequence ATGAGACAGTGGATCGGTTTTCTTAAAAAGGAATGGGTTGAAAGCGTGAAAACGTATAAGCTTTTGCTCGTGACCGTCGTATTTTCCATTCTTGGTGTCCTGAATCCTTTTACCGCGAAAATTACTCCGGTCATGATGGAAAAGCTCATGCCTGAAGGGACAGTGGTCGATTTACCTGATCCGACCGCCCTTGACTCGTGGCTGCAGTTCTATAAAAACGTACCGCAAATGGGATTGATTGTGTTTGTTTTACTGTTCAGTACGATGATGTCGAAGGAACTGGAAAAAGGAACGTTAGTCATTTTGCTGACGAAAGGTTTACACCGCAGCACCGTAATTACGGCAAAGTTCTTCATGGCACTTTGTTATTGGACATGGGCCATCGCACTTTCATTCAGCATCACTTATGCGTATACCGCTTATTACTGGGATCAAAGCCAGCTGCATCATCTGCTGTTTGCGGCCAGCTGCCTCTATGTATTCGGCATATTCATACTTGCAGTGACATTATGGGGAAATACGCTGTTTGCCGCTTCGTACGGCGGAATCCTCGTTGCATTAATTGCGGTCATTTCATTATTCATCGCAGCGATATTTCCGGCATCTTCATCTTGGAATCCGCTGGAACTATTGAAGGCCTCTCCACATTTGCTGACTGGCGAGCTTGCGCCCATTGAATTATGGGTTCCTTATACTTTAACAATACTCACTGCGATTTCATTGGTTCTGCTGACTGCATCCTATTTCAAACGAAAATTGATTTGA
- the guaC gene encoding GMP reductase translates to METVFDYEDIQLVPAKCVVESRSECDTSVMLGGHTFRLPVVPANMQTIIDEKIAIQLAEEGYFYIMHRFNPETRTDFIKAMHARGLIASISVGVKEEEYGFIEQLAIDALVPEFITIDIAHGHSNQVIRMIEHIKKHLPMSFVIAGNVGTPEAVRELENAGADATKVGIGPGKVCITKIKTGFGTGGWQLAAVRLCAKAASKPIIADGGIRTHGDIAKSVRFGASMVMVGSLFAGHEESPGQTVEQDGRLFKEYFGSASEFQKGEKKNVEGKKMFVEYKGPLKDTLIEMEQDLQSAISYSGGKTLQSIRNVDYVIVKNSIFNGDKVF, encoded by the coding sequence ATGGAAACAGTATTTGACTACGAAGATATACAGCTAGTCCCGGCAAAATGTGTGGTGGAAAGCCGCTCCGAATGTGATACATCCGTTATGTTAGGCGGTCATACGTTCCGTTTACCTGTCGTCCCTGCTAATATGCAGACGATTATCGATGAAAAAATTGCGATTCAATTAGCAGAAGAAGGCTATTTCTATATAATGCACCGGTTTAACCCGGAAACACGCACAGACTTTATCAAAGCTATGCATGCTCGCGGCTTGATTGCTTCTATCAGTGTCGGCGTTAAAGAAGAGGAATATGGATTCATCGAACAGCTTGCTATTGATGCATTGGTTCCTGAATTCATTACGATCGACATTGCGCATGGACATTCCAATCAAGTCATTCGGATGATTGAGCATATTAAAAAGCACCTGCCGATGAGCTTTGTGATCGCCGGCAATGTCGGTACACCAGAAGCTGTGCGAGAATTGGAAAATGCCGGAGCCGACGCAACAAAGGTTGGCATCGGTCCAGGTAAAGTTTGTATTACGAAAATCAAAACAGGGTTCGGCACAGGCGGCTGGCAGCTGGCAGCTGTACGTTTATGTGCAAAAGCCGCTTCCAAACCGATTATTGCCGACGGCGGAATCCGTACGCATGGCGACATCGCAAAATCAGTGCGTTTCGGCGCAAGCATGGTGATGGTCGGCTCGTTATTTGCTGGTCATGAGGAGTCTCCCGGACAGACTGTAGAGCAGGACGGCCGGTTGTTTAAAGAATACTTCGGTTCTGCGTCTGAGTTCCAAAAGGGAGAAAAGAAAAACGTAGAAGGCAAGAAAATGTTCGTAGAATACAAAGGCCCGTTAAAAGATACATTAATTGAAATGGAGCAGGATCTGCAGTCCGCCATTTCCTACTCAGGGGGCAAAACATTGCAGTCTATCCGTAATGTGGATTATGTTATCGTAAAGAATTCAATTTTCAATGGAGATAAAGTGTTTTAA
- a CDS encoding YibE/F family protein, which translates to MNVLVWLAVILLVLMVWVGGKSGARSFFSLFLNFGVVFFTMFFMLDANANPILITFIASIVIGCISLFYINEVNSKTMIAFISTMITISILLFFIVIVSQKLMIQGFGEEEEEAIAGLSLYIGVDFVKIGASVIIMSTIGAIMDVAISIASSMHEIFKRSPALTKRELFASGVGIGRDILGTDTNTLFFAFFGGYLALLIWFKDLKYSIGDIVNSKIFSSEMILILCAGMGIALVIPIASWISAYFLVRTREKMKKM; encoded by the coding sequence ATGAATGTATTAGTGTGGCTCGCGGTCATTTTACTCGTTTTGATGGTGTGGGTTGGAGGTAAAAGCGGGGCCAGGTCATTCTTTTCATTGTTTTTAAATTTTGGCGTGGTCTTCTTCACAATGTTTTTCATGCTGGATGCAAACGCCAATCCAATTCTGATCACATTTATTGCGAGCATAGTTATTGGCTGCATCAGTTTGTTTTATATCAATGAAGTAAACAGTAAAACCATGATTGCTTTCATTTCGACGATGATTACTATTAGCATTCTGTTATTCTTCATCGTAATTGTTTCGCAAAAGCTGATGATTCAAGGGTTCGGTGAAGAGGAGGAAGAGGCGATTGCAGGGTTATCTCTGTATATCGGCGTGGACTTTGTAAAAATTGGCGCGTCGGTCATTATCATGAGTACGATTGGGGCCATCATGGATGTGGCTATTTCCATCGCTTCTTCGATGCATGAAATCTTTAAGCGCTCCCCGGCTCTAACTAAAAGAGAGTTGTTTGCATCGGGTGTCGGAATCGGCCGGGATATTTTAGGAACTGATACGAATACACTGTTCTTTGCATTTTTCGGGGGCTACCTTGCACTGCTCATCTGGTTTAAGGATCTTAAATACTCCATTGGCGATATCGTGAATTCGAAAATATTCAGCTCCGAAATGATTTTGATACTCTGTGCAGGGATGGGAATTGCCTTGGTGATTCCGATCGCTTCCTGGATCAGCGCATATTTTTTAGTGCGAACGAGAGAGAAAATGAAGAAGATGTAA